From one Sphingobacteriales bacterium genomic stretch:
- a CDS encoding DUF4377 domain-containing protein — MKTLFSICLIIGISTFTKLTHAESFNTTPQTWVVDAETAACDNSDNQCLLVKQPGRKEFEIYNEPIEGFNYEKGYTYTIVVKQQLKDPPIAVGESLFKYVLVKISSKKAIAKTVSNTPKIIQPTSITTSSPLDNRWYLRKIKDEDGSSLVTDDNIVWMEINTFNDKIKGIGACNPFEGVLRTNQNNGFEAGKLTAGLSSCSNKKMETLFLDALQLADHYEIRSGVLILSGQGKYLMEFASDPGQKEVTNASSNYKLSNFSSKESELTVTKTSNSSTSTTSNEVDELQKQLEELQKQLAAKKQKEAEEQKLKEEKQKQEEAQKSRVEQEKQKKLKEIEELKRQLAEKEKETNTESPSKSATKISTTSDKPTVSTAIPQPDEYDILYYLENNTLREMERSAVSLKLEKNNHITFEAKNMESPCQLKERNLPRIILKIRSGETPSELFTLLTVETTKNSRIIATGKIIGGKTKDISKSIIDIEFRKIKGDIYEIILPADLPIGEYAFLPVTESNNLNISNPIAFDVTFFGIEENKGTAIYTGSTTVKSSTTTVSSVSKQKTYVPLEDADIPLPDAYNKPYYINGDELADMERSDAAIEIDKNGYITFVTDKMESPCQLKEKNLPQMVIRIKGTENPSGLFTLLGVESTKNSRIIPTGKKIGGTPKNISSSIIKIDFRKIKGDLYEIILPSNLPIGEYAFLPTKESNNLNLSNPVSFEVTFFGVEGK, encoded by the coding sequence ATGAAAACATTATTTAGTATCTGCCTGATTATTGGCATATCTACTTTTACAAAACTCACCCATGCCGAATCATTCAACACCACCCCGCAAACCTGGGTGGTAGATGCAGAAACGGCTGCCTGCGACAATTCAGACAATCAGTGCCTGCTGGTCAAACAGCCCGGCAGAAAAGAATTTGAGATTTATAATGAACCCATTGAGGGCTTCAACTACGAAAAAGGTTACACGTATACCATTGTTGTCAAACAACAACTGAAAGACCCTCCCATTGCAGTCGGCGAGTCGCTGTTCAAATATGTGCTGGTAAAAATCAGTTCAAAAAAGGCCATTGCTAAAACGGTCAGCAATACTCCCAAAATCATACAGCCCACATCCATTACCACCTCCTCTCCTTTGGATAACCGATGGTACCTGCGAAAAATCAAGGATGAGGACGGCAGCAGCCTGGTCACTGATGACAATATAGTCTGGATGGAAATCAACACCTTCAACGACAAGATTAAAGGTATCGGCGCCTGCAATCCGTTTGAAGGCGTACTAAGAACCAACCAAAACAACGGTTTTGAAGCCGGCAAACTGACCGCGGGACTGAGCAGTTGCAGCAATAAAAAGATGGAAACCCTGTTTTTGGATGCCTTGCAGCTAGCCGACCATTACGAAATCAGGAGCGGTGTACTTATTTTGTCCGGTCAGGGAAAATACCTCATGGAGTTTGCTTCTGATCCGGGGCAGAAAGAAGTGACCAATGCCTCCTCCAATTATAAACTCTCCAATTTCAGTTCCAAAGAATCGGAATTAACGGTGACCAAAACCAGCAACTCCTCTACTTCGACAACCAGCAATGAAGTGGACGAACTGCAAAAGCAGCTGGAAGAACTGCAAAAACAGCTGGCTGCCAAAAAGCAAAAAGAAGCTGAGGAGCAGAAGCTGAAAGAGGAAAAGCAAAAACAGGAAGAAGCGCAGAAATCAAGAGTGGAACAGGAAAAACAAAAAAAATTAAAGGAAATCGAAGAACTGAAGAGACAACTGGCGGAAAAGGAAAAAGAGACTAACACCGAGAGTCCTTCAAAGTCAGCTACAAAAATCAGTACGACTTCCGATAAACCTACTGTCTCCACAGCCATACCTCAGCCTGATGAATACGACATCCTCTATTATCTGGAAAATAACACCTTAAGGGAAATGGAAAGATCTGCTGTAAGCCTGAAACTGGAGAAGAACAACCATATCACCTTTGAGGCAAAAAATATGGAATCTCCATGTCAGTTGAAAGAAAGGAATCTGCCCAGAATTATCCTAAAGATAAGAAGCGGTGAAACACCATCGGAATTATTCACATTGCTGACGGTAGAAACCACCAAGAACTCCAGGATTATCGCGACCGGGAAAATTATCGGGGGTAAGACCAAAGATATCAGCAAATCGATCATAGACATTGAATTCAGAAAAATCAAAGGAGATATCTATGAAATCATACTGCCTGCAGATTTGCCTATAGGCGAATATGCATTCCTTCCGGTTACCGAGTCCAACAACCTGAATATATCCAATCCGATTGCTTTTGATGTTACCTTTTTTGGAATAGAAGAAAATAAAGGTACGGCAATCTATACCGGTTCCACAACTGTAAAAAGCTCTACAACCACCGTCAGTTCAGTTTCAAAACAGAAAACATATGTTCCGCTGGAAGATGCTGACATACCGCTGCCCGATGCTTACAATAAACCCTATTACATCAACGGCGATGAACTGGCGGACATGGAACGGTCGGATGCCGCGATTGAAATAGACAAGAACGGTTATATCACCTTTGTAACCGATAAGATGGAATCCCCATGTCAGTTAAAGGAAAAAAATCTTCCTCAAATGGTTATCAGAATCAAAGGAACTGAAAATCCTTCCGGTTTATTTACATTGCTGGGAGTTGAGTCCACTAAAAACTCCAGAATCATACCGACCGGAAAAAAAATTGGCGGAACCCCTAAAAACATCAGCAGTTCTATTATAAAAATAGATTTCAGAAAGATAAAGGGGGATTTGTACGAAATCATCCTTCCTTCCAATCTGCCGATAGGTGAATATGCTTTCTTGCCAACCAAAGAATCCAACAACCTGAACTTATCCAATCCGGTATCCTTTGAAGTTACCTTTTTCGGAGTGGAAGGGAAATAA
- a CDS encoding T9SS type A sorting domain-containing protein, whose amino-acid sequence MITFYNPFNFHKTTLSEHLLGRWKVISCVFILISFVQVNILKAQTQIAAPVTLSYTSVTTAGTCGSTAAGGNYTNAAASATTARDAAFNTGGVTINIPAVSGLAGYPTTCYYWGFTTGTTGGIGGIKANGNSCATTPNNLSTPTITSPTVLTVTGSAPYIIYNSAGSLVTATYTIRMTVTLTGATWGKYNNGAAEFYLAGPLNGAATANVKIEALYNASVTPRYVCSALTAGTYYPAVRMYDILPTSSSNVICTSFVPWFYTFAKPSMTSAATKTICSGAGAALSLTAGNPSSIPASYSWTVQSQSGVTGASSGSVGNGGQLNQALTVSTADTGRATYVVTPLAFLNINNSNIGSCAGTTQTVGINVVPIPTANTPSPNNPTICSATAPGIAMTSNTTGTTNDFTWTVVNNSPASGGTASSANGVTSINQTLSTTSAGPGTVVYTVTPRASLNSVYCSGSTFTQTVTVVSKPTLTVTSTPSDDSVCTGYPINLALANNTTGAGTNSWTWTATNGTNVSGATACSTACSTPINQTLTNSGTPHSTATYVITPAYTYNSVVCTGTAVNKIIKVSSKPTKPLVNGSNTDFTITFCGAGQLVSNIVRNDTTVKYYDSTGVNLLATGSVYNVTTPSLYKVLTYNINTGCYSDTVRVRVRMTAPFSTTVTKSNYNGYEVSCNGGSNGSITVAASTTAYPVVYTWSTGRTRTINSGVVRDSIIGTLAAGTYYISMSDASGCGKVDTVVLTSPPALSLSLTPSNYDGFGTNCSGSSTGSITATPGGGYGTYAYAWTSTPPGYTSTSGNISSLPAKTYNLTVTDGNSCTIAGSSVITDPNAITFTYSIGYVCSGSTYTSAIVTINASGGASGIYEYKMDAGSWQTSNQFTGLTNGSNHTFQVRDDSYITCLSATQNFTITFPPNGTSVGDCNYIYVTTGGAGNLGSKACPATLDSAFAIFSRTSARNHILMGSGTYTFNNTTIVIPGAATGLVIDGGYNTTTWVKSTATPTILNVTPSLVANAGEGHYTGIVLNGNNISLKDLSINVLTGGASGTTANRGRSIYGIYSNGRTGFLISRCAISTGAASKGNDGATHSGSGGGGAGALGGRNANAYAYGCSSCGSNGDNGDNAAGYGGGYGAGGAGGARCCAEGCNWYGCDADGCNNGNPGGNGQNGAPGTNGAAAAANTTGLGIFYTPVDGNDGANGKGGGGGGRGGEGASGTCCTCTCGPYFGTGGRGGDGGDGGLGGYKGYGGGSSFDIYVYGGSGVVTDCYGSAGAAGGGGSGSAGQAATGGTGGGAPGDNSGYCDGGRGAWGGAGGNGGVGGSGSNGAAGISARLQVVNGATVTGSGISGSAVPTDGTVTADVNRGCTKSQIGITKTSGSVWTNIATNPAFVLNEDSASTSYTTSTSNPFIYYTSTGVKNLSLGSTTLSNFISIYDTRLVDPVITVMSAISPNLICPSASISLGTTLTAPQIANITNWNWEISLVNDPFNYVYTSTSSAPGTVAAPVGGWELGELYQIRLQMKELCCGWSIPIYRTFRIFPQLAQPTITAVPSGTVCQNSTIKYYTAVAGATSYSWTVTGGTVVPGVSTDTIYVTWPTATTGTVAVIPKNSCTPNTDGPVRSINVAVNAIPSVSVSNSDPTICRPGSTTLTANAGSGGGTGNGSFTYIWSPGSSTANPITFTPSAAGTYTYTVQVTEGGSGCKVVSPDITVTADDAPSATPSLSKLFACDPSAVLLASSVTSGATIIWDKVSGTGSPSSSGSNPLTVTGLTGGATTIYDLLISKGNCDSLNMGSVSITAPSIGTTTIATASSCDYCVVTDGSTKSFYNSSGHIIATIVDDAAVTPNRLDTTEVCIGMMAYTSTTVPTVYTSFGDYQPYLPRRWSVKPINNTKSLVKFYFKAAELNALQTAAIGTDYQFSNPMTDLVITKFAGGTGGSFTAPPVFPATNNSAVVIFPVVKKFPNLTTGPDYSVEFEVSSFSTFYLHPSQFPFAPLPVELISFTGWNQGRVNQLQWITASEQNTARFEIEKSVNAISWTMIGTKAAAGNSTQTITYTFTDNNPVVGFNYYRLKIIDTDGTISYSKIIDINLTDVVINGFVNIYPNPTTGGLNVDIQSTANYNTTIMVYDVLGSIQQENTAALKRGLNALQFDFSALAKGTYLLKYMDNNGKMHTEEFVKN is encoded by the coding sequence ATGATTACATTCTACAATCCTTTTAATTTTCACAAAACAACATTATCCGAGCATTTGCTGGGCAGATGGAAGGTGATTTCTTGTGTGTTTATATTAATTTCTTTTGTGCAGGTTAATATTCTGAAAGCACAAACGCAAATTGCCGCACCGGTCACTTTATCCTACACCTCTGTCACCACTGCAGGAACCTGTGGTTCTACCGCAGCCGGAGGAAACTATACCAATGCCGCAGCCAGTGCTACAACGGCCAGGGATGCTGCTTTTAATACCGGTGGAGTGACGATAAACATTCCTGCAGTTTCCGGTTTAGCGGGATATCCTACTACCTGTTACTACTGGGGATTTACAACAGGAACAACCGGAGGGATTGGTGGTATAAAGGCGAATGGTAATTCCTGTGCGACCACACCTAACAATTTAAGTACACCCACGATTACATCTCCTACTGTTCTTACTGTCACCGGTTCCGCTCCTTATATAATTTATAATTCAGCCGGTTCACTGGTTACCGCCACCTACACGATTCGTATGACGGTTACCCTGACAGGTGCCACCTGGGGAAAGTATAACAATGGCGCTGCAGAATTCTATCTCGCTGGGCCTTTAAACGGTGCAGCAACCGCCAACGTGAAAATCGAGGCACTTTACAATGCGTCGGTAACTCCCCGTTATGTTTGTTCAGCGTTGACCGCCGGTACTTATTACCCGGCCGTGCGTATGTATGATATATTACCTACATCATCGTCCAATGTTATCTGTACCAGTTTTGTACCATGGTTCTACACCTTTGCAAAACCTTCCATGACAAGCGCCGCTACCAAAACGATATGTTCGGGTGCCGGCGCTGCGTTGTCATTAACTGCCGGTAATCCAAGTTCCATCCCTGCCAGTTATTCCTGGACCGTTCAAAGCCAGTCCGGAGTTACCGGTGCATCTTCCGGTTCTGTTGGAAACGGCGGCCAGCTCAATCAGGCTCTTACCGTCAGTACGGCTGATACCGGCAGAGCTACTTATGTCGTTACCCCTTTAGCGTTTTTGAATATCAATAACAGCAATATCGGTTCTTGTGCAGGTACGACTCAGACAGTCGGGATTAATGTAGTCCCTATACCAACAGCGAATACACCTTCTCCCAACAACCCGACCATTTGCAGCGCGACAGCCCCGGGCATTGCCATGACATCAAATACTACCGGAACCACCAATGATTTTACGTGGACAGTGGTGAATAACTCACCGGCATCAGGAGGTACCGCTTCATCCGCGAATGGCGTAACCTCCATTAATCAGACACTGAGTACAACATCTGCCGGCCCCGGGACAGTGGTATATACCGTTACACCGCGTGCATCGCTCAACTCGGTCTATTGCAGCGGTAGTACTTTCACACAAACCGTTACGGTTGTCAGTAAACCCACCCTTACGGTTACATCCACTCCTTCCGATGATTCCGTTTGTACCGGTTATCCCATCAACCTGGCATTAGCCAACAATACCACAGGAGCAGGAACGAATTCCTGGACATGGACCGCAACCAACGGAACCAATGTCTCAGGCGCTACTGCCTGTTCCACAGCATGTTCTACACCCATCAATCAAACTTTGACAAATTCAGGTACCCCGCATAGTACTGCCACTTATGTGATTACACCTGCATATACATACAATTCGGTTGTATGTACCGGAACTGCCGTCAATAAAATAATAAAAGTAAGTTCCAAACCGACCAAACCACTGGTGAATGGTTCCAATACCGATTTTACAATCACCTTCTGCGGTGCTGGCCAGTTGGTGAGTAATATCGTCCGTAATGATACCACCGTAAAGTATTATGACTCCACAGGGGTAAACTTATTGGCAACAGGTAGCGTCTATAATGTAACGACCCCTAGCCTTTATAAGGTCTTGACCTATAACATAAATACCGGATGTTATAGCGATACGGTAAGAGTTAGGGTACGCATGACCGCCCCTTTTTCCACTACTGTAACCAAAAGTAATTATAACGGATATGAGGTCAGTTGCAACGGCGGCAGTAATGGTTCCATTACCGTAGCGGCTTCCACTACTGCATATCCGGTAGTTTATACCTGGTCGACCGGCAGAACCCGAACCATCAATTCGGGAGTTGTGCGGGATTCCATCATCGGCACGCTGGCTGCCGGTACCTACTATATTTCCATGTCAGATGCGAGCGGCTGCGGAAAAGTGGACACGGTGGTGCTGACCTCTCCTCCGGCCCTGTCGTTGTCTCTGACTCCTTCCAATTATGACGGGTTTGGAACGAATTGTTCGGGAAGCAGTACAGGTTCCATTACCGCTACCCCCGGTGGCGGATATGGTACATATGCTTATGCATGGACATCCACACCTCCGGGCTATACTTCAACCAGCGGTAATATTTCAAGCTTACCGGCAAAGACCTATAATCTGACAGTAACGGATGGTAATTCCTGCACCATAGCCGGAAGTTCTGTCATTACTGATCCGAATGCCATTACTTTCACCTATTCGATAGGGTATGTATGTTCCGGCTCCACCTATACTTCAGCCATCGTCACCATTAACGCATCCGGAGGTGCTTCCGGTATCTATGAATACAAGATGGATGCCGGATCCTGGCAAACTTCTAACCAGTTTACAGGTCTGACGAATGGTTCCAACCATACCTTTCAGGTACGGGATGACAGTTATATAACCTGTTTAAGCGCTACGCAGAACTTTACCATTACTTTTCCACCCAACGGAACATCGGTGGGAGACTGTAATTATATTTATGTGACAACAGGCGGTGCAGGTAATTTAGGGTCAAAAGCCTGTCCGGCCACTTTAGACTCGGCATTTGCCATTTTTTCCAGAACTTCTGCCAGAAACCATATATTAATGGGTTCCGGTACTTACACCTTTAATAATACCACTATTGTCATTCCCGGTGCAGCAACCGGGTTGGTTATTGACGGCGGGTATAATACCACTACCTGGGTAAAAAGTACAGCTACACCCACCATTTTGAACGTAACCCCTTCATTGGTCGCCAACGCCGGTGAAGGTCATTATACCGGTATAGTCTTAAACGGCAATAATATATCGCTAAAAGATTTATCCATCAACGTATTGACCGGTGGTGCGTCGGGAACGACCGCTAACAGAGGTCGTTCCATTTATGGAATCTATTCCAACGGTCGGACAGGCTTTCTGATCAGCCGTTGTGCCATATCAACCGGTGCAGCCAGTAAGGGTAATGACGGAGCAACGCATTCCGGAAGCGGTGGCGGCGGTGCCGGTGCGTTAGGCGGAAGAAATGCCAATGCCTATGCATACGGTTGCAGTTCGTGCGGATCAAACGGAGACAATGGAGATAATGCCGCCGGATATGGCGGCGGATACGGAGCAGGCGGTGCGGGCGGTGCCAGATGTTGTGCAGAAGGCTGCAACTGGTACGGTTGTGATGCGGATGGGTGTAATAATGGTAATCCCGGTGGAAATGGCCAAAACGGAGCTCCGGGAACAAATGGAGCTGCTGCGGCAGCGAATACGACCGGATTAGGAATTTTCTATACTCCTGTAGATGGAAATGACGGTGCCAACGGCAAGGGCGGCGGCGGCGGCGGTCGTGGTGGCGAGGGTGCCAGCGGCACCTGTTGTACCTGTACCTGCGGTCCCTATTTCGGAACCGGCGGCAGAGGCGGAGACGGTGGTGACGGTGGATTAGGAGGCTATAAAGGATATGGCGGAGGCAGTTCATTTGATATTTACGTATACGGAGGCAGTGGTGTCGTAACAGATTGTTACGGTTCAGCCGGAGCTGCCGGTGGCGGCGGTTCAGGTTCAGCCGGCCAGGCGGCAACAGGCGGAACCGGCGGCGGAGCACCTGGAGATAACAGCGGTTATTGTGACGGAGGCAGAGGTGCCTGGGGCGGTGCCGGAGGTAACGGCGGTGTTGGCGGAAGTGGCTCCAACGGAGCTGCAGGTATCAGTGCAAGACTGCAGGTAGTAAATGGTGCTACTGTAACCGGAAGCGGAATATCAGGATCTGCTGTTCCAACTGACGGTACTGTAACAGCAGACGTGAACAGAGGCTGTACCAAATCACAGATTGGAATTACTAAGACTTCCGGTTCTGTATGGACGAATATAGCTACCAATCCTGCATTCGTATTAAATGAAGATTCTGCTTCCACAAGTTATACAACATCAACTTCCAATCCGTTCATTTATTATACCTCAACTGGCGTAAAAAACCTGTCGTTAGGTTCTACCACCTTATCCAATTTCATCAGTATTTACGATACGCGCTTAGTAGACCCGGTAATTACCGTGATGAGTGCCATTTCACCGAATTTGATTTGTCCGTCTGCATCCATTAGTTTAGGAACGACTCTGACAGCACCGCAGATAGCTAACATTACGAATTGGAACTGGGAGATTTCTCTGGTGAACGATCCGTTTAATTATGTATATACGTCTACCTCATCGGCACCGGGCACCGTTGCCGCACCAGTCGGCGGCTGGGAGTTAGGGGAGCTGTACCAGATACGGCTGCAAATGAAAGAGTTATGCTGCGGATGGTCTATTCCGATCTATCGCACATTTAGGATTTTTCCACAATTGGCTCAGCCTACCATTACGGCAGTACCTTCCGGAACGGTTTGCCAGAACAGTACTATTAAATATTATACCGCGGTTGCCGGGGCAACATCCTATAGCTGGACTGTTACAGGCGGTACGGTAGTACCGGGTGTTTCCACAGATACCATTTATGTTACCTGGCCTACTGCCACCACCGGTACAGTAGCCGTTATTCCGAAAAATTCCTGTACGCCTAATACAGACGGACCTGTCAGGTCAATCAATGTTGCAGTCAATGCCATACCAAGTGTATCCGTTTCGAATTCAGATCCTACCATCTGCAGACCGGGCAGCACTACCTTAACGGCTAATGCCGGTTCCGGCGGCGGTACAGGTAATGGTTCATTTACCTATATCTGGTCTCCGGGAAGTTCAACGGCTAACCCGATCACCTTTACACCTTCTGCGGCGGGTACTTACACCTATACGGTACAGGTGACTGAAGGCGGAAGCGGCTGCAAGGTGGTATCACCGGATATAACCGTTACGGCGGACGATGCACCGTCGGCTACACCGTCCTTAAGTAAATTATTTGCCTGCGATCCGTCAGCCGTTTTGCTGGCAAGTTCAGTAACTTCCGGTGCTACCATCATTTGGGACAAGGTTTCGGGTACCGGTAGTCCCAGTTCATCCGGTTCAAACCCGTTAACGGTTACGGGTCTGACAGGGGGAGCCACTACCATTTATGATTTACTGATTTCCAAAGGCAACTGCGATAGTTTGAATATGGGTTCCGTTTCCATAACAGCACCATCGATTGGTACCACCACCATTGCCACTGCTTCCAGTTGTGATTATTGTGTCGTAACAGACGGCTCCACCAAATCTTTCTATAACAGCAGCGGCCATATCATAGCAACTATCGTGGATGATGCTGCCGTTACGCCTAACAGGCTGGATACGACAGAAGTTTGTATCGGAATGATGGCATATACTTCTACAACGGTTCCAACCGTTTATACTTCCTTCGGAGATTATCAGCCTTACCTGCCAAGAAGATGGTCCGTTAAGCCGATTAATAACACCAAATCGCTTGTTAAGTTTTACTTTAAAGCTGCCGAATTAAATGCCCTGCAAACGGCAGCCATAGGTACTGATTATCAGTTTTCCAACCCGATGACAGATTTGGTGATTACCAAGTTTGCAGGCGGTACAGGTGGTTCATTTACAGCACCTCCGGTATTCCCGGCAACAAATAATTCAGCGGTCGTCATATTCCCGGTCGTCAAGAAATTTCCAAACTTAACGACAGGTCCCGATTATTCCGTTGAATTTGAAGTAAGCAGTTTTTCCACTTTCTATCTGCATCCAAGTCAGTTCCCGTTTGCTCCTTTACCGGTGGAACTTATCTCTTTCACCGGCTGGAATCAGGGAAGGGTGAACCAGTTGCAGTGGATTACAGCCTCTGAACAGAATACGGCGCGTTTTGAAATTGAAAAGAGTGTCAATGCCATTTCCTGGACGATGATAGGAACGAAGGCTGCTGCCGGTAATTCTACCCAGACCATCACCTATACTTTTACGGATAACAATCCGGTGGTTGGTTTTAATTACTACCGACTGAAAATCATCGATACAGACGGCACGATTTCTTACAGCAAAATCATCGATATCAACCTGACAGATGTGGTGATAAACGGTTTTGTAAACATCTATCCGAATCCCACTACGGGCGGGCTGAATGTCGACATACAGTCTACCGCCAATTATAACACCACAATAATGGTTTATGATGTATTGGGAAGCATCCAACAGGAGAATACGGCCGCGCTTAAGAGAGGATTGAACGCGCTGCAGTTTGACTTTTCTGCTTTAGCAAAAGGCACTTATCTGTTGAAATATATGGACAACAATGGAAAAATGCATACCGAAGAGTTTGTGAAAAACTAA
- a CDS encoding DUF4377 domain-containing protein, translating into MKKTLSFLLTILILNVLAQKGVVIPTTPVTPQKSPSVSKPKPVNTAPKPAAGTEIWKVDATSTPCTLGQCMLIKKAGQKEFEIFEDIIEGFEFTEGNTYTLQVRQTLKQPPIQANESIYKYELVKVMASTDSKYSNISVPTPTTNTGAIVQIDLDYGTIACESGSEKQCFLLKEKGRKEYEIFNGCIYGFTYEAGNRYVLQARKNGEDYDFVKVIKKEFVEYNPTKISCVNQRNPYSSTIQTNATSSVKDIPATSIPTSSALDKKWYLRKMKESEGSSFTTDDNVLWIQISTFNDKLKGFGACNKFEAVVRTDLVTSFQISKLTSGYVNCGYKKLEELFYSVLQQADRFEIRNGNLILSKQWKYLMELTSDPNQKEETSTSTNYQPVALNTNTVQPVPVQSITPTPTANTPPANVSAASATDNKEVDELQKQVEELKKQLEAKKQTDAAEAQKKMEQEKLQQQQEAEKLKQQLAEIEKQKQDEAKRQKLEQEKIQKQKEIEELKRQIAEKEKEVTTTPSNQIPKSSSTNSSPISETKPITSSSTVVKRETETLQDNYETVKFTVNKGNNIPEPEYPLRPYYLDGNTLIQFERSESSFDMKVKGAGYGGVDRFLTAFSPESKIQFKDGNMPRIFISTESKSIDPYDVISLCKAITQKDRRRFKIGSSKMFGGARNVSGNIIPVEFKKIRDTLFEVIIPEQLEVGEYGFLPIMEGESNILTSKTVKINCFGIAP; encoded by the coding sequence ATGAAAAAAACACTTTCTTTTCTACTAACAATTTTAATATTAAATGTTTTAGCTCAAAAAGGCGTAGTCATTCCCACTACGCCGGTTACGCCGCAAAAAAGTCCATCAGTCAGCAAACCCAAACCGGTGAATACGGCACCCAAGCCTGCCGCCGGAACCGAAATATGGAAGGTGGATGCCACATCCACTCCCTGTACCTTAGGACAGTGTATGCTCATAAAAAAAGCCGGACAGAAGGAATTTGAGATATTTGAAGATATTATTGAAGGCTTTGAATTTACAGAAGGGAATACCTACACCCTTCAGGTCAGACAAACACTGAAACAGCCGCCGATACAGGCGAATGAATCCATTTACAAATACGAGCTGGTCAAAGTAATGGCGTCAACCGACAGCAAATACAGCAACATCAGTGTACCGACTCCAACGACCAACACGGGCGCAATCGTTCAGATTGACCTGGATTATGGCACCATCGCCTGTGAATCCGGCTCGGAGAAACAATGTTTTTTGCTGAAAGAGAAAGGCCGCAAGGAATATGAGATTTTCAACGGCTGTATCTACGGGTTTACCTATGAAGCCGGCAACCGATATGTTTTGCAGGCACGCAAAAACGGAGAAGATTATGATTTCGTCAAAGTCATTAAAAAAGAATTTGTCGAATACAATCCGACAAAGATATCCTGTGTGAACCAACGAAACCCCTATTCCTCAACAATCCAGACAAACGCTACATCCTCTGTAAAAGACATTCCGGCCACCAGCATACCGACATCCTCCGCCCTGGATAAGAAGTGGTATCTGCGGAAGATGAAGGAATCGGAAGGCAGCAGTTTCACTACCGATGACAATGTGCTGTGGATACAAATCAGCACCTTCAATGACAAACTTAAAGGCTTTGGTGCCTGCAACAAATTTGAGGCGGTAGTACGCACTGACCTGGTCACGTCCTTTCAAATCAGCAAACTGACTTCAGGCTACGTAAATTGCGGCTATAAAAAACTGGAAGAATTATTTTACAGCGTATTACAGCAAGCCGACCGTTTTGAAATCAGGAACGGCAACCTGATACTATCCAAACAATGGAAATACCTGATGGAACTCACTTCCGACCCGAATCAGAAGGAGGAGACTAGTACGTCTACGAATTACCAGCCGGTTGCATTAAATACGAATACGGTACAGCCTGTTCCCGTTCAATCCATAACACCAACTCCTACAGCCAATACCCCTCCTGCCAATGTATCCGCTGCTTCAGCCACCGACAACAAGGAAGTGGATGAACTTCAGAAACAGGTGGAAGAGCTGAAAAAACAACTGGAAGCTAAAAAGCAAACCGATGCTGCCGAAGCGCAGAAGAAAATGGAGCAGGAAAAATTGCAGCAACAGCAGGAAGCAGAAAAATTAAAACAACAACTGGCCGAAATAGAAAAACAGAAACAGGATGAGGCAAAGAGACAAAAACTCGAACAGGAAAAAATACAGAAGCAGAAAGAAATTGAAGAGCTAAAAAGACAGATAGCTGAAAAAGAAAAGGAAGTAACTACAACTCCATCCAACCAAATACCTAAATCTTCTTCTACCAATAGCTCCCCAATTTCTGAAACCAAACCCATAACGTCTAGTTCTACTGTTGTAAAAAGAGAAACTGAAACATTACAGGATAATTATGAGACTGTAAAATTTACTGTAAACAAAGGAAATAATATACCAGAGCCGGAATATCCATTGAGACCTTATTATCTAGATGGTAATACTTTAATCCAATTTGAAAGATCTGAATCATCCTTCGATATGAAAGTAAAGGGTGCCGGGTATGGTGGCGTAGACAGATTCCTAACGGCTTTCAGTCCAGAATCAAAAATTCAATTTAAAGATGGTAATATGCCGCGTATATTTATATCCACAGAAAGTAAAAGTATTGACCCCTATGATGTAATATCTTTATGTAAGGCGATTACTCAAAAAGACAGGAGAAGATTTAAAATTGGAAGCAGCAAGATGTTTGGTGGAGCTAGAAATGTAAGTGGCAATATCATTCCCGTAGAATTTAAGAAAATTCGGGATACTCTATTTGAAGTAATTATTCCAGAACAACTTGAAGTTGGAGAATACGGATTTCTTCCAATCATGGAAGGAGAAAGTAATATCTTAACTTCAAAAACCGTTAAAATAAATTGTTTCGGCATTGCTCCTTAA